One Artemia franciscana chromosome 7, ASM3288406v1, whole genome shotgun sequence DNA segment encodes these proteins:
- the LOC136028976 gene encoding RNA polymerase II-associated factor 1 homolog has protein sequence MTIQSSRSKQVEKRTDIVCRVKYSNNLPDIPFDLKFISYPFASNRFIKYKQTSLERSYKYDVLAEHDLGVAIDLVTNNPNIVTDTNAKLDPADERLFEEDSIHTPQDSKRSAQHRKTVSWLRRTEYISTEATRFQPTTAIEKAEAKVGYNVKKSLKEDLLYSDKESQIKAIEKTFEDAKVPIERHHNKAGVYPVEILPALPDYELWKYPCAQVIFDADPAPANMSASHQMEEMSQAMIRGVMDETGEQFVAYFLPTEETMEKRRNDLLEGVDYKDDEEYEYVMTRQYHWNVKSKASKGYEENYFFLFRDNGVYYNELETRVRLTKRRPKAGAPPVSNTRLLVKHRPSTRKEDKLLRIRERNLEPPGNYEEESSTSEEEEEEDEEEEKKESGSEAGSARSRSSSRSRSRSKSGSRSRSRSRSVSSAASATSKRSKSKSRSRSRSRSRSKSSIRSRSRSATPAGSTKERSPSRSKSRSKSPSRSRSRSRSSGGSKSPSPSRSRSQSRGPSKSPTHSPSGSRSASAASSRTGSPEKSSASSGSESD, from the exons ATTTatcaaatataaacaaacaagCCTAGAAAGGAGCTACAAATATGATGTACTGGCAGAACATGATCTGGGCGTGGCCATCGACTTGGTTACTAATAATCCTAACATAGTAACAGATACAAATGCAAAATTGGATCCGGCTGATGAAAGATTGTTTGAGGAAGACAGTATTCATACTCCACAAGattcaaaaag gtCGGCTCAGCATAGAAAAACAGTATCTTGGCTCCGAAGAACAGAATATATATCAACAGAAGCGACACGTTTCCAGCCAACGACAGCAATTGAAAAGGCTGAAGCAAAAGTGGGATACAATGTCAAAAAATCGCTCAAA GAGGATCTTCTGTATTCAGATAAAGAAAGCCAAATTAaagcaattgaaaaaacttttgaagatGCCAAGGTCCCTATAGAAAGACACCATAATAAAGCAGGCGTGTATCCTGTTGAAATCCTTCCGGCTCTTCCAGACTATGAG ctttggAAATATCCATGTGCTCAGGTTATTTTTGATGCTGATCCAGCACCAGCAAACATGTCCGCTTCTCATCAAATGGAAGAAATGTCTCAGGCTATGATCAG agGCGTGATGGACGAAACAGGAGAACAGTTCGTTGCTTATTTCCTTCCAACTGAGGAAACGATGGAGAAACGTCGCAATGACCTATTGGAAGGAGTTGACTATAAAGACGACGAAGAGTATGAATACGTAATGACTCGACAGTATCATTGGAATGTTAAAAGCAAAGCATCAAAAG GATATGAAGAAAACTACTTTTTCCTATTCCGTGATAATGGAGTTTACTACAATGAACTAGAAACGAGGGTTCGTTTAACAAAACGTCGACCAAAGGCTGGGGCACCGCCCGTAAGCAATACGCGTTTGCTTGTCAAACATCGTCCATCTACGCGTAAAGAGGACAAGCTATTACGAATCAGAGAGAGGAACTTGGAGCCGCCTGGTAACTATGAAGAAGAAAGTTCGACTAGtgaagaagaagaggaagaagacgaagaagaagaaaaaaaag aaaGCGGAAGCGAAGCTGGATCTGCTAGGTCTCGTAGCAGCTCAAGATCAAGAAGCAGATCGAAGTCAGGAAGTCGCTCAAGATCTCGCAGTCGCTCAGTTTCTAGTGCTGCTTCTGCTACTAGTAAGCGCTCAAAGTCAAAATCACGCTCCCGATCGCGTTCTCGGTCGCGTTCAAAGTCTAGCATTCGTTCTCGCTCGCGTTCTGCGACTCCAGCTGGTTCAACAAAAGAACGTTCACCATCTCGTTCGAAGTCACGCAGCAAATCGCCCTCGAGGTCGCGTTCACGGTCCCGTTCTTCTGGTGGTTCGAAATCACCATCTCCCAGTCGTTCAAGATCCCAATCTCGAGGTCCGTCGAAGTCTCCCACTCATTCACCAAGCGGCTCTAGAAGTGCCAGTGCGGCTAGCTCTCGTACTGGATCGCCCGAGAAAAGCAGTGCTTCTAGTGGAAGCGAATCGGATtaa